A stretch of Mya arenaria isolate MELC-2E11 chromosome 14, ASM2691426v1 DNA encodes these proteins:
- the LOC128216200 gene encoding pituitary homeobox x-like, translating to MKKKKLVRTSYTNEQIQTLLKIFHENPYPDSEHMEDIAKEFGVPDNKIKIWFQNRRARWRRRVNDTINSYPHGFLPMTPALSPAHPNGYMTSGHLMVASTPQHLAASYFNPWMQTNSLSPDNNNANKFPVNPAQLRLSPTSTFTSGWSPTQSYRPVPVSAYSSIPTAYQMRTSPQHAMRSQFPSVTISPNSSSYLSSALLSHPMTSSNQMTTSQVNKTTYQCHGQSASISNGYATHTN from the exons ATGAAGAAAAAGAAACTCGTGCGAACGAGCTACACGAACGAGCAGATCCAGACACTTCTAAAGATATTCCATGAAAATCCCTACCCAGACTCGGAACACATGGAAGACATTGCGAAAGAGTTCGGAGTTCCTGATAATAAGATCAAG ATCTGGTTCCAGAACAGGCGTGCCCGATGGAGGCGCCGCGTGAACGACACCATAAACAGCTACCCACACGGTTTCTTGCCCATGACTCCCGCTCTATCGCCTGCTCATCCGAACGGATACATGACTTCCGGTCACCTGATGGTCGCCTCAACCCCGCAGCACCTGGCCGCCAGCTACTTCAACCCTTGGATGCAGACGAATTCCCTTAGTCCGGATAATAACAACGCCAACAAATTTCCGGTGAACCCTGCCCAGCTGAGACTCTCCCCAACATCGACGTTCACTTCCGGTTGGTCTCCTACCCAGTCATACCGGCCCGTTCCTGTATCCGCATACTCCTCCATCCCGACTGCCTACCAGATGAGAACGTCACCGCAACACGCAATGAGGTCACAATTTCCCTCAGTGACGATATCTCCGAACAGCTCCTCATACTTGTCGTCTGCTTTATTGTCTCACCCGATGACGTCATCAAATCAAATGACAACATCACAAGTCAACAAGACGACCTACCAATGTCATGGACAAAGTGCTTCTATTTCCAATGGCTATGCAACTCACACGAACTAG